In the Pygocentrus nattereri isolate fPygNat1 chromosome 19, fPygNat1.pri, whole genome shotgun sequence genome, one interval contains:
- the sptssb gene encoding serine palmitoyltransferase small subunit B translates to MDVKNMREYMGWLYYQYLLITGIYVLEPWEKSIFNTVLFTMVAMVVYTSYVFVPIHVRLALEFFSGLCGEQPESTVALMN, encoded by the coding sequence ATGGATGTAAAGAACATGCGAGAGTACATGGGCTGGCTGTACTACCAGTACCTCCTGATCACGGGCATCTACGTGCTGGAGCCCTGGGAGAAGTCCATCTTCAACACGGTCCTTTTTACCATGGTGGCCATGGTGGTCTACACCTCCTACGTCTTCGTGCCCATCCATGTGCGTCTGGCCTTGGAGTTCTTCTCCGGACTGTGCGGGGAGCAGCCTGAAAGTACAGTAGCGCtgatgaactaa
- the LOC108424066 gene encoding zinc finger protein 420-like → MKFANMESSAQKASTDALHANTSHGCTQASKKKIPYCSECGKSFSRYNSLKLHQRVHTVKKPHYCSECGKGFTRQTELQGHQRIHTGEKPFRCPECGKSFKLQNHLRRHQRIHTGEKPYRCSECGKSFTVLCQLQMHQRIHTGEKPFDCSDCGKSFIDRRTLIIHQRIHTGEKPYHCSYCGNWFSDKCNLKSHQRVHTGEKPYYCSECGACFSNGGNLKRHQRIHTGEKPYFCSDCGRSFRHSNTAKKHKCAKREEEEALDTITSYCKCFPQLPTSAKTSKSGHQGCTGLLKSGEIKCEKMESSAQKAPQVPLHSDVSHGRTQKHADKERIPYCSECGKSFSRYGSLKLHQRVHTGEKPYYCSECGKRFTRRTHLKGHQRIHTGEKPFRCSECGKSFKLQNHLRRHQRIHTGEKPYRCSECGKSFTVLNNLQTHQRIHTGEKPFDCSDCGKSFTDRRTLIIHRRIHTGEKPYHCSYCGTWFSDKRNLRAHQRVHTGEKPYYCSECGVCFSDRGNLKRHQRIHTGEKPYFCSDCGRSFRHSDTVKKHKCAKREEEEALDT, encoded by the exons ATGAAATTTGCAAATATGGAATCTAGTGCTCAGAAAGCTTCTACAGATGCTCTCCATGCCAACACATCTCATGGATGCACACAAGCAAGCAAGAAGAAAATTCCTTACTGTTCGGAGTGTGGAAAGAGCTTCTCGAGGTACAACAGCCTCAAACTACACCAGCGCGTTCACACAGTCAAGAAGCCgcattactgctcagagtgtgggaagggTTTTACTCGGCAAACTGAGCTCCAaggacaccagcgcattcacacgggagagaaaCCGTTTCGCTGCCCCGAATGCGGGAAGAGTTTCAAACTACAGAATCATCTCCGgcgacaccagcgcattcacaccggagagaaaccgtatcgcTGCTCGGAgtgcgggaagagttttactgttCTGTGTCAGTTGCAAAtgcaccagcgcatccacacggGAGAGAAGCCCTTCGactgctcagactgtggaaAGAGTTTCATTGACCGGCGTACTCTTATAATCcatcagcgcattcacacaggagagaaaccgtatcactgctcgtACTGCGGAAACTGGTTTAGTGACAAATGTAATCTCAAATCGCATCAGCGCGTCCACacgggagagaagccgtattactgctcagagtgtggagcATGTTTTAGCAACGGAGGCAACCTGAaaagacaccagcgcattcacacaggagagaagccgtatttCTGCTCGGACTGTGGGCGGAGCTTCAGGCATTCAAATACCGCAAAGAAACATAAATGTGCAAAGcgggaagaagaagaagctctTGATAC AATAACATCCTATTGCAAATGTTTTCCCCAACTTCCTACCTCTGCAAAGACATCCAAGAGTGGTCACCAAGGGTGCACTGGACTCCTGAAATCAGGAGAGATTAAATGTGAGAAGATGGAATCCAGTGCTCAGAAAGCTCCCCAAGTTCCTCTCCACTCTGACGTGTCTCATGGACGAACGCAGAAACATGCAGACAAGGAGAGAATTCCCTACTGCTCTGAGTGCGGAAAGAGTTTTTCAAGGTACGGCAGCCTCAAACTACACCAGCgcgttcacacaggagagaagccgtattactgctcagagtgtgggaagcgTTTTACTCGGCGGACTCATCTTAAaggacaccagcgcattcacacaggagagaaaccgtttcGCTGCTCCGAATGCGGGAAGAGCTTCAAACTACAGAATCATCTCCGgcgacaccagcgcattcacaccggagagaaaccgtatcgcTGCTCGGAgtgcgggaagagttttactgttCTGAATAATCTCCAAAcgcaccagcgcatccacacggGAGAGAAGCCCTTCgactgctcagactgtgggaagagttttactgacCGGCGTACTCTTATAATCCATcggcgcattcacacaggagagaaaccgtatcactgctcgtACTGCGGAACCTGGTTTAGTGACAAACGTAATCTCAGAGCGCATCAGCGCGTCCACacgggagagaagccgtattactgctcagagtgtggagtGTGTTTCAGCGATAGAGGAAACCTGAaaagacaccagcgcattcacacaggagagaagccgtatttCTGCTCGGACTGTGGGCGGAGCTTCAGGCATTCAGATACTGTAAAGAAACATAAATGTGCAAAGcgggaagaagaagaagctctTGATACGTGA